Genomic window (Aethina tumida isolate Nest 87 chromosome 4, icAetTumi1.1, whole genome shotgun sequence):
AACAGAATTGACACGTTGTTTTCGTTCGATTTGCACCGGCATACGTGCATAAAATTGTCTTGCCGTCGTCCCCcgttaattaattaggtaaCAGTGAATGCAGCCATCGGTTCGGGCCCCGGGGCTCAAATATTGGCAAAACTTATTGTCGCATCTGGTTTATGGCCGCACATGTAGTCACGTATTAGTTCCCATCAAATCGACGTACGAAATTCGTGGGTAAATTTTTTCGAAAACCGCGCCAATCGGTCGTAAGCAAAAAGCGacgaaatgttataaataaattttgtgcaCACCTCCTGAGTGAATTATGGGCTTGCTTCTCTCCGTTTTGGTGGCGTGCGTCGGATTCGTCGAACTGCTCGACTTCTGCTACAACGTGAGGAGGAACCTGACGCGGGGCAATCAACTAGACCTGGGCCAGGTTAGGAGGCACTATGTGGACAGTCTGAACGCCCGTGACGTAGCTAAGGTCAGTCCGGAAACGGTGCCCCGCATAAGACTGAACAGGGACTGTCTCAGCCACGAGGACATCGAGATCGAAATCAACAAGAATGTGGTGCAGGACAGATCGAGGTCCAGCTCACAAAGGCGCTACCTTGTCACCGAGAAAAAGGAGGTGGTCAGGTCGAGGTCGGCGTCGCCGAGACGGTTCGTGGTCTCGGAGGAGCCTCAGGGCTTGCACAGGTCGCAACATCAGCAGTCCATCCCCGAGTTTTTGTTCTACGAAAAGGACCACAGGTCCCCGTCACCGCACAAAAGGATCGTCCTCAAAGGAGACGAAAGCGGCAGAGGTTCACCCCTACCCCTACCCCAACAGTTCATAGTAACCGAAGAGGTGCTGTCCGAACTACAAAAGCACAACCCCCTATATTCGAAACATGAGATCGAAATACACGACGACTTTTACGATTCCGAAACGGAAATCGCCTTCCCTTCGAACCCGTCCGAAATGTTCGTGGAGACTCAAAGGGACGTAAGAGTTTTCCAGTCCACCTCCGCAAGGACGGAACAGCTGCTTACGGCCGAGCGCAACTCCCCGGCCAGATCCAAGTCACCGTCACCAATACCAAGGAAATGTACGGAGGCCTTCAGGCGGTCGCCCTCACCCTTCCCTTCGTTCGACCTGCTGGCTCCCCGTAACAGTATTTGCACCGAGTTGCTCGACAACCCTCCGGTCAGTGTTTCGGAGGTGGACGAAGAAATGTACTCGTCCAAGTCACCCAGCCCAGTTAGGGTGATTGTGACCGAAACGGAACACAACACCACCCAATTTTGGACCAACCAACTGTTGGTCACAACTCCCAACAAACGCAGATCCCGATCCAAGTCCCCCAGGGATCCCGGTAACAGCTTGGAGCTCCCAAAGCAATCCAGACATCGCTCCAAATCTGAATCCGATGGCAGAGACGTTAACTTGGAAAACAACATCAAAAAGACCTCGTCTCAGTGCCAGGTTTCGGTGGAGGAAAAAACGTCTTACAACTCAAAGTTTTTGAACGAACTGGATGGTGTCAAAGCTAAGACCAGTAAAAAGGGCAAGAAAAAGTCGAGTCACAACAAACAAGGTACGTTTGTTGGCTGACCGATTAGGGGGGTATTACATTGATTGATTTATAGATAAAGCTGGCACGTCCACGGAGGGCAACACCGAGGAGGTTTTGTCTGAGGCGGCCAAAGAGCTGACCAAAAAGTTGGAAAAAAAGAAAGAGCCTGAAGCATTTTGggtaaatcaataattatggaGGCTTAGATTTGTTTTTGTAGACTTTCATTTAGTAGTGGGTAATATACTATTGGCGTTTGtaagctttttatttatttttttttgtgtacaAGGTCACACTGGACTGACTGCTtgaagtttttgttttttgacgCTCCGATGGTGGAAATCGGGTCGTTTTCTAACAATGTAGTTAGAACTATTTTGTCTGAAAGTATtacatgttaatttaaatgtagacTTAAGAAATATGTTAATCAATGGACATATCACAATATGACACGTGTAAATATCATGGAACTTGGCAGGAatcaagtttaataatttatttaaacaactgtGCATTTCTTATGTAAACGTCCGTTgcaaatgcaaaattttaatatttcaggatTATTTTCGGAATCATTCTTTGGAACAATGTGTTGATCGCCCcattttcttaattgaaaaataagaatttctgGATCTGGGCCAGGTCTCTCCTTGATTGACACGTACATTGCAAATATGCCCCATTCTATCTATTTAAAACCCACCATTCTAGCCTAGAAAAGTCGGTTTGTGACAAAGCTGTTTTTAAACACGTCCGGCTTAATTAATAACTGCTCCTTTTGAAAAGTGGATTTATTActgataatgttttaaaattaatattgatgtaatatttatttatatatggtTTCCAACAAAGTAGAAAGGCATgttataatttagattaaaacaaGTTATTCTTGAAACTTAGATCATActctgtttttatattttgttcaatgtTAGACTGGAAAAAACTGTGtacaactaattaaatttaaatattcaattacatttcattaatttagctTAACTTGTTACATTGTatcatagtattttttaatgataaaacaacaaaaattgttacagaTATTATTTCATCCATTCTtggaaacaaaaatttgtgtattttgacacaattactgtattttttaataataattagaccAAATATCTggtgtacatttatttaaactagatTTCCAATTAATCAGCTTATTATTGTTGACCTATAAATACGCACAACATCAAAGACACTAagttaaatagatttttctgTTTGGTTCAGATTTCCTTTCAAAATTTCTGTTTAGCAAAGTAGAAtgcttcataaaattttttgccaAATATTTGTGCgactttgattttttaaaatagattaacaCATCAAATTCGtctattttaaatctttaatgtgGCCTCAAAATTTTTGACAGTGTCTTCATTTCCCCATAAACTATAATTAGTTGAAATGGCGCTTAGCAATTAATCAAGCTGGTATTTAAACGGGATGACTAatccatataaataaattataaaaaattgcgcTTTTCTGTTGTGCAACacgtttatttatgttattaacatGCACCTGTTAAGTAGTCCcacaatatttacattataatgcAACGGTgggcattaatatttttaaattatatacgtCTTCGTTTAATACGTTATTGTAAAACCCACAAGTTAATGCATAAATTATTCCATTAATAGCACTGGggaacaaattttcaattactagaactttaaatttttaaattccggtgtgtttaagttattaataaatggaaaAGTTGTTAGTTGGctctaaattatttgatagaaaattttaatttatggttatATATAGAgaactttcaaaattcaattaacaatattctttTAGTTCCACtagagtaattaattaatacgatTTTATCATCTGAATGAATCAATGTGAAGTTTAGATACTCATTTTACACTTGTTAACTTCATCTTGATGTAAATTCCATTGTTGCAGTTGAGAGGTAAAAAGTTCTGCTTATATTCCAAATCCCTCATAAAATCACTTAATTCATTTTGACTGAAAAAACATTCCCAAACCATAACGGCTCCTCCACCATATTTCACACATTAGGTTTAGTGTACTTCTGATTATACCTTTCATTACCCATATAATGCCATCGACTTTCATCAgaaaacaaaactattttccattgcccatctgtccagttcacatgttctcttACAAAAAGGTCTTCTTTGCTGATTTTTTACCATATAGACCAGTTTcttttagtcttcgttttatggtactcaccaaCACACTCTTCGTTTATTTCTTCTATCACTTTTGGAAACTCATCATTGTACTAAtgaaatgattatattttttaatttgttactcTACATATGAGGTATAGTGTATATAACACATACTCGTGACATGTTGCTCAAAACTCtctaatatctcaaaaacaaaGAACTCTTGAAGAAGAACTGGTGGTTGATACACAAGTAACCAACAATTTAGAATACTTCAGAGATAATAAATTCAAGTATTTCCTATCTATTAGTACAGAGATTagcattgatttaaaaaaccgGAGCCAGCTGAGACTTTTGC
Coding sequences:
- the LOC109606345 gene encoding uncharacterized protein LOC109606345 is translated as MGLLLSVLVACVGFVELLDFCYNVRRNLTRGNQLDLGQVRRHYVDSLNARDVAKVSPETVPRIRLNRDCLSHEDIEIEINKNVVQDRSRSSSQRRYLVTEKKEVVRSRSASPRRFVVSEEPQGLHRSQHQQSIPEFLFYEKDHRSPSPHKRIVLKGDESGRGSPLPLPQQFIVTEEVLSELQKHNPLYSKHEIEIHDDFYDSETEIAFPSNPSEMFVETQRDVRVFQSTSARTEQLLTAERNSPARSKSPSPIPRKCTEAFRRSPSPFPSFDLLAPRNSICTELLDNPPVSVSEVDEEMYSSKSPSPVRVIVTETEHNTTQFWTNQLLVTTPNKRRSRSKSPRDPGNSLELPKQSRHRSKSESDGRDVNLENNIKKTSSQCQVSVEEKTSYNSKFLNELDGVKAKTSKKGKKKSSHNKQDKAGTSTEGNTEEVLSEAAKELTKKLEKKKEPEAFWDYFRNHSLEQCVDRPIFLIEK